One window from the genome of Haliaeetus albicilla chromosome 26, bHalAlb1.1, whole genome shotgun sequence encodes:
- the LOC104324505 gene encoding olfactory receptor 10A7: MSPKSLQQGNLSSPTMFLLLGFSSTYRAQVTLCLCFSLIYLVTVLGNLLIVTLIWLDAHLHSPMYFFLGHLSFLDICYSSVTLPKILGDSLSPQKTISFVGCITQIYFFLCFGGSECILLAAMAYDRYLAICQPLRYPALMSKKMCHCLVAISWLSGSFSSLIQAFLTACLPFCGSNMIDHLFCEIPFLLKASCSPNALLNKAALYALAGTIAMGSFLLTLVSYAHIIRAVLQKGTGTQRAFATCTSHLTVVTLFFGTGAIAYLVPHSSGSKEIDEVLALLYAVVTPMLNPIIYSLRNSEVKGAIGKALHREVLRMSTKVAGIVLSDPTLPTAGMQLSVTQHT, from the coding sequence ATGAGCCCCAAatccctgcagcagggaaatCTCAGCAGCCCCAccatgttccttctcttgggATTTTCCAGTACCTACAGAGCACAGGTGACCCTCTGCCTGTGCTTCTCACTCATTTACCTGGTGACGGTGCTGGGGAACCTGCTCATCGTGACCCTCATCTGGCTGGATGCCCACCTGCACTCCCCTATGTATTTCTTCCTGGGCCACCTCTCCTTCCTGGACATCTGCTACTCCTCTGTCACCCTCCCTAAGATCCTTGGAGACTCCCTCTCACCACAGAAGACCATCTCCTTTGTGGGCTGCATTACGCAGATCTacttcttcctttgctttggGGGCTCTGAGTGCATACTCCTGGCTGCCATGGCCTATGATCGGtacctggccatctgccagccCCTCCGCTACCCAGCACTCATGAGCAAGAAGATGTGCCACTGCTTAGTGGCCATTTCATGGCTGAgcggctccttctcctctctgaTCCAGGCCTTCCTCACAGCCTGCTTGCCCTTCTGTGGGTCCAACATGATCGACCACTTGTTCTGCGAGATACCCTTCTTGCTGAAGGCATCCTGCAGCCCTAATGCTCTCCTCAACAAGGCTGCCTTGTATGCTTTGGCTGGGACTATTGCAATGGGCTCTTTCCTCCTTACTCTTGTGTCGTATGCTCACATCATCAGGGCTGTCCTCCAGAAGGGAACAGGGACACAAAGGGCCTTTGCCACCTGCACCTCCCACCTGACCGTGGTGACCCTGTTCTTTGGCACTGGGGCCATTGCATACCTGGTGCCTCACTCCAGTGGCTCCAAGGAGATCGATGAGGTCCTTGCCCTGCTGTACGCCGTTGTGACCCCCATGCTCAACCCCATCATCTACAGCTTGAGAAACAGTGAGGTCAAAGGGGCCATCGGGAAAGCCCTGCACAGAGAGGTGTTACGGATGTCCACCAAGGTTGCAGGCATCGTGCTGAGCGACCCCACCCTTCCCACTGCAGGGATGCAGCTCTCGGTGACCCAACACACATGA
- the LOC104315923 gene encoding extracellular fatty acid-binding protein encodes MRTVRLSLGLALLCLLRAEAENLGAAGLDTSKIAGKWHIIALASDSEGYLQKKDELKMAMASITVLREGDLKVSFAIPTPEGCKKRESIYKETGVPGEYYSSEGGKKTVRVVDTDGKTYAVIFVSRVKDGKTLRMLRLYSRTQQVSPKITALFKKRAREKSFTDEMITMLPSQEECSLDEA; translated from the exons ATGAGGACCGTGAGACTGAGcctggggctggccctgctctgcTTGCTGCGTGCGGAGGCTGAGAActtgggggctgcggggctggaCACGAGCAAG ATTGCAGGGAAATGGCACATTATTGCTCTGGCCTCCGACTCCGAGGGCTACCTCCAAAAGAAGGATGAGCTGAAGATGGCAATGGCCAGCATCACAGTCCTGAGGGAGGGCGACCTGAAGGTCTCCTTTGCAATTCCCAC ACCGGAGGGATGTAAGAAACGGGAGTCGATCTACAAGGAAACAGGTGTCCCGGGTGAATATTACAGCTCTG AGGGAGGCAAAAAAACAGTGCGGGTGGTGGATACTGATGGCAAGACGTACGCAGTTATCTTTGTCTCCAGAGTGAAGGACGGGAAGACCTTACGCATGCTGAGGCTCTACA GCAGAACCCAGCAGGTGAGCCCCAAAATCACAGCACTGTTCAAGAAGCGTGCAAGGGAGAAGAGCTTCACTGACGAGATGATCACAATGCTGCCCAGCCAGG AGGAATGCAGCCTCGATGAAGCGTAG